Proteins from a single region of Flavobacterium sp. YJ01:
- a CDS encoding ABC transporter ATP-binding protein produces MYSLNNVSLNINEGQIFGLLGPNGAGKTTLISMLCGLVKPTSGHFSIDGLDYQHQASKIKKIIGVVPQEYALYPTLTARENLHYFGSMYGLKGSDLKEKVIEALDLLGLLKFADKQVQTFSGGMKRRVNLIAGILHQPKVLFLDEPTVGVDVHSKAAIIDYLKVLNQNGTTIIYTSHHLAEAEDFCTQIAILDQGQIYAQDTPSALIEATKDARNLEDVFISLTGKALRDDI; encoded by the coding sequence ATGTATTCTTTGAACAACGTTTCGCTAAACATAAACGAAGGTCAGATTTTTGGTTTATTAGGTCCAAATGGCGCTGGAAAAACCACTTTAATTTCCATGCTTTGCGGATTGGTAAAACCTACTTCTGGACATTTTTCAATTGATGGTTTAGACTATCAGCATCAGGCCTCAAAAATTAAAAAAATCATTGGCGTTGTTCCTCAAGAATATGCTTTATATCCGACTTTGACGGCGAGAGAAAATCTGCATTATTTTGGAAGCATGTACGGTTTAAAAGGTTCTGATTTAAAAGAGAAAGTAATCGAAGCTTTGGATCTTTTGGGTTTATTGAAATTTGCCGATAAACAAGTTCAGACTTTTTCTGGCGGAATGAAACGCCGTGTTAATCTTATCGCTGGAATTCTCCATCAACCAAAAGTGTTGTTTTTAGATGAACCAACGGTTGGCGTCGATGTGCATTCTAAAGCTGCGATTATCGATTACTTGAAAGTTTTAAACCAAAACGGAACGACCATTATTTATACCTCACATCATTTGGCTGAAGCCGAAGATTTCTGTACACAAATCGCTATTTTAGATCAAGGTCAGATTTATGCACAAGATACTCCATCGGCATTAATTGAAGCTACGAAAGACGCTCGAAATCTCGAAGATGTTTTTATTTCATTAACCGGAAAAGCGTTGAGAGATGATATATAA
- a CDS encoding ABC transporter permease, producing MIYKIWMSVVKEFLLLKRDLGGLIILFIMPLVLVITVTLIQDSTFKAVTDSKIQILIVDNDKGSVAKTVFENLEKSNLFTVVTKIDNKPVTEEIAKENVYKGKFQLAIVIPENLSSDLQAKVDQNVEKIVSNLGLTDSTATAEPQRIIKEKEVKLYFDPAIQMSFKNAVMSSIDKMISQIETKSIYSTFQKQLGEETIDFEQKNFISFKEIIPKINNKEVRPNSTQHNVPAWTLFAIFFIVIPLSINIVKEKSQGTFVRLRTNPVSNLVVIIGKTITYSIICMIQFYMMVAVAVFLFPSIGLPSLNIEGHLLMMSVVALFSGFAAIGFGILLGTVASTQEQSAPFGATSVIILAAVGGVWVPVFAMPKIMQFIAKSSPMNWGLEAFYDVLLRSVSFLEIIPEISLLFLFFIITTSIALFYDKKKRAV from the coding sequence ATGATATATAAAATTTGGATGTCGGTGGTAAAAGAATTCCTTTTACTAAAAAGAGATTTGGGCGGATTGATTATATTATTTATCATGCCTTTGGTTTTGGTAATTACTGTGACTTTAATTCAGGACAGCACATTTAAAGCTGTAACCGATTCTAAAATTCAGATTCTGATTGTGGATAACGACAAAGGTTCTGTTGCAAAAACGGTTTTTGAAAATTTAGAAAAAAGTAATCTGTTTACTGTTGTAACTAAAATTGACAATAAACCCGTTACAGAAGAAATTGCCAAAGAAAATGTTTACAAAGGAAAATTTCAATTGGCAATTGTAATTCCAGAAAACCTAAGTTCTGATTTACAGGCAAAAGTAGATCAGAATGTAGAAAAAATTGTGAGTAATTTAGGTTTGACAGATAGCACTGCAACAGCAGAACCTCAACGCATTATAAAAGAAAAAGAAGTAAAACTATATTTTGATCCAGCGATTCAAATGAGTTTTAAAAATGCGGTCATGAGTTCGATTGACAAAATGATTTCGCAAATTGAAACCAAATCGATTTATAGTACTTTTCAAAAGCAATTGGGAGAAGAAACAATCGATTTTGAACAGAAAAATTTCATCAGTTTTAAAGAAATAATTCCGAAGATTAATAACAAAGAAGTTCGTCCCAATTCGACACAACACAACGTTCCAGCGTGGACGCTTTTTGCAATCTTTTTTATTGTGATTCCGTTATCTATCAATATTGTAAAAGAAAAATCGCAAGGAACTTTCGTTCGATTGAGAACAAATCCAGTTTCTAATTTGGTTGTCATTATCGGAAAAACCATCACCTACTCGATCATTTGTATGATTCAGTTTTATATGATGGTTGCCGTTGCCGTTTTCTTATTTCCATCAATCGGATTACCTTCTTTAAATATTGAAGGACATTTATTGATGATGAGTGTTGTGGCTTTATTTTCAGGTTTTGCCGCTATTGGTTTCGGAATTTTATTAGGAACCGTAGCAAGTACACAAGAACAATCTGCTCCTTTTGGCGCAACAAGTGTTATCATTTTAGCTGCCGTTGGAGGTGTTTGGGTTCCTGTTTTTGCGATGCCGAAAATTATGCAGTTTATCGCAAAATCTTCTCCAATGAATTGGGGATTGGAAGCTTTTTACGATGTTTTATTGCGCAGCGTTTCTTTCCTCGAAATCATTCCAGAAATAAGTTTATTATTTTTGTTTTTCATTATTACAACTTCGATCGCATTATTTTATGATAAAAAGAAAAGAGCAGTTTAA